The DNA sequence ACATATGCCTATCAACGAAATGAACACTAAATAACATAGGAAAGAGAAGTCgatgataagaataattttttatgacaataGAACTCCAGCATCTATGAGACGAACTGCATAccagaatatttttgaactgttataacttccctttctttctagTTCTTAATAGTAATTGGACTTCCTCATGGAGATTCCTGAGCTACTATGAAAGATATTTACTTCGGCCATCAACATGTCAAATAAGCTACAATATAACATCAActgaaatttaaagtttatcAAGCTGTAAGACATTCAATGTTTTGGCCATATATACACAGTCACAGCATATAAGAACTAGGCACTACTGGTGAATATAAATCAGCCTACAAGAAAATCAAATGATACAAAGAACAACCCAGCATACCTTGTGACAAATAGACTAGCCAGATTCCTAGCACTGATTTCATATAGGTTGGCAATGGCATGGATGCCATCTTCATCTAGTTCGTATAACTCTGTCCACATATCAATGAGAGTAGCAACATGGATCCTTTGGCCTTCAGGAAATGAACCTAGGTCCATGAAACACTCCTTGATGATGAGCTCATCATCTAAGAAATCTAGGCTCTTTTCGAGACAATTAAGCAGATCACTGTTAGAACCAAGAATAGAATGACCAGTAGACCATTTCATCGCTTTACTGCGCCAGACCTCAGCAGACTGTCCACAGAGTGACCTGCCAATCACTTTAATGGCCAGAGGGAGCCCCCCACAGAATTTCAATATCTGCAATCCAAGACCATCTCATTTTAGAGGTTGCATTGGTAATTTTGCCCACAGTTCTAGCTATCTATCCACAACAATTGTTTGTAAATATGACGTGGTTTGTATGtctactttttctttattcaatcAAGTTTTGGGGACAGCTGGCCTATCAAAAGCAACGTGTAAATGCATGCAAACATGATTTTGACATAGTATCATATATTCCCTCgtttataaaaatgtgttacctaaaagagtaaaattaaaaattaaattagctGCATTTCCTACGTTTATATCAGAGAGATGTACAAAGTACCTTGTTAATATCTTTATCTGGGATTGAAGAGTTCCTATCTTGCAAGTTTGCTGAGTGATGAAAAAGAGTCCTTGcatctttatcatttaatggtTTCATGTTATACGTGAAGCAACCAGGAAATGCAGTTCTTGAAGTCACAAGAATCTTGTAATTTGGCATACGAAACTCAAACTTCTCAAGATGGGACCCGGACCAGACGTCATCCAGTATTAACAGTTTAGGATCTTCAATTTGTTTCAGAAGTTGCTCAAGCTGGTTGATTGCATCTTCATCACTTTGAAACTCAAGCTTCTGCTCACCCCTATGAGAAAATAGCCTCTGTACAATGACCTTCAGGTTTGGATTTTTTGAAACGGTGACAAAGAAAATATTGTCCCTATATGTGCCTGTCCAAATACAATATAGTCAGAAAGCTCCCGCTAAAAGCATATTTCAGCTCTTTCAACATTtgcaaacaaatatatatatattttttatgacgtGGAACCACTCCACGGCAGTCCTTAGGACTCACCTATAGAACCTATATACCCCCGGGGAGACTAGACAGCAACCCACCACTATGGCATCCCACTTAAATCGAAGTTTGATCACAAGGAGAATCGAACTTGTaacatggggctcatgcacacaagttcgcccttaAATCACAAGATCAACATTtgcaaacaaaaatatacaaaacccAAAGTCCTGTTGAGCGGAATTCCCAAACCCAATCCCAGCATAGAGTAAGAAATGAACAAAAGCAATTTTCTGAGACAATAAACCAATTATGAAGATATGACAAGTGCCTTTTTTCCCCATTTCCTATTGCTACTCTTCCAAGGTAGTAGTTCCAAAGtacaatatattacaaaaaaaaaaactacaaaggCTGCAgaagtaaaacaaaagaatgagCCTAGATTAGCAAGGCAGTAAGTAAAACAAATGTTTTACCTAATGATACAGATTTATTTCTGACAACAGTTCACATACACTTGGAGAAAATGGAGTCATCATGCGTGAGTGCAAACCCATTCATTTCTACCGAGTATGCACATGTGTGCAAAAAGGTTAGCCCCATGCTGGAAAGATGTACAAGGaagagtagtttttttttttttttttatacaggaTGGTGGGTTCGAACCTAGTTCTCCCATTTGGAGACCAGGCCTTATGTCTTCTGGTCCAAAGTACCTTGGAGAGTAATTGGTTTTAGCTAGTTGGACCTAAAACCATAGACCTAAATTTTGGGTTGAGTGGTTTCccaatatgtaatattatcaTTCCATTAAAAATTTCCCAAGGTGATTACTTCCTTAAACATATCAAGTACAGTACTCgatgtaattttgttttggtaaAACCCAAAGGTACACTCTAATATAAAAGGATCCAAAAATTAGTTTAGAGACTATGCATATAATATTTGCCCTTGGCAAAACTGGCACCAAAAAGATTTTGAGATAAAGTACCTTTAATTTCCTCATCCTGACAAAGCATTTTCACCAACGTGGTCTTTCCGCATCCTCCAGCAGCAGTCAATACAAGCACTGGCACCTCTTTCTTCAGCAGCTGCATCTTCAACTCCTTTATAGACACATCCAACCCAACAATATAATCTGGGGGCAGAGGCACTGCGCAACTCAACCGATAATTCTTAACGGACAAATTCATGTGCTTTCGAATATCGTTCACCCCCACCAAAGTCTCCAACACATTCCTCGTATTCAATGCTTGCAAATCAAACCGAAAGAACCTGGAAATTTCCTCTTCTAAGTCCAAGAGTTTGCCTGCGTAATGGGGTTTCATGCAGTAGTTCCACCACTGAATTTTCAAGCACTTGCTAACTAGCTTCTCACCCTTTTTCATTTGATCAATCAATTTCTTCGTTTCCTCTTCACGGTGTTCCAGATCTCTGTTTAACCGTATTATATCTTCGAATATTGGCGTCAAAGAAAGTAGCGTGGTTTGGAGGCATATCAGAGTGGGTTGGAACAGACGGGCTTTTTTTGTCACATCCTTGACGGTTTCAAACAACAGTGAAAATGCCTCTCCAAGTACTGCTCCCAAAGCAGCCTCTCCGATTAATGCTCCTGCCATAACTTTGCTCCGCCAACTAACCCAAAAGTGGAAACAATTTATGTTTCAGTTTCTTAGCAgaaattccaaacaaaataagCTCAGAGGACAAAGAATAT is a window from the Juglans regia cultivar Chandler chromosome 7, Walnut 2.0, whole genome shotgun sequence genome containing:
- the LOC108980154 gene encoding probable disease resistance protein At5g66900, encoding MAGALIGEAALGAVLGEAFSLLFETVKDVTKKARLFQPTLICLQTTLLSLTPIFEDIIRLNRDLEHREEETKKLIDQMKKGEKLVSKCLKIQWWNYCMKPHYAGKLLDLEEEISRFFRFDLQALNTRNVLETLVGVNDIRKHMNLSVKNYRLSCAVPLPPDYIVGLDVSIKELKMQLLKKEVPVLVLTAAGGCGKTTLVKMLCQDEEIKGTYRDNIFFVTVSKNPNLKVIVQRLFSHRGEQKLEFQSDEDAINQLEQLLKQIEDPKLLILDDVWSGSHLEKFEFRMPNYKILVTSRTAFPGCFTYNMKPLNDKDARTLFHHSANLQDRNSSIPDKDINKILKFCGGLPLAIKVIGRSLCGQSAEVWRSKAMKWSTGHSILGSNSDLLNCLEKSLDFLDDELIIKECFMDLGSFPEGQRIHVATLIDMWTELYELDEDGIHAIANLYEISARNLASLFVTRKDASDFANYYSEDYVTQHDLLRELAIHQSSQGSIEQRKRLIINIGENNLPKWWTDQKQQSLAANLLSISSDAMFSSSWCNIQPPEVEVLVLNFQTKNYPLPKFVEKMDKLKVLVVTNYGFLPAEVSNFELLGSLPHLKRIRLERLSIPFLCKTPMQMTSLKKISLFMCSIGQAFRNFTVQVSDALPNLTDINIDYCKDLVELPDGLCDIAHLKKLSITNCHKLSALPDAIGMLANLEMLRLRSCTDLSELPESIRSLQNLRILDISDCLSISKLPKHVGELCNLEELHMKGCLRLRGQLPESIMDLQQLKLVICDEERARLWEPIKDFLTNLKVVVAAKEITLNWLPSR